In Rhineura floridana isolate rRhiFlo1 chromosome 6, rRhiFlo1.hap2, whole genome shotgun sequence, one genomic interval encodes:
- the LOC133387397 gene encoding uncharacterized protein LOC133387397, giving the protein MAEQPGMSQSASMMPDQPGMSQTAQPQHSKVTKSKHVKVMAKTKHISSHNKPKRPRYASVPTTTTTTATQAHINDILHSPAAFSDEEVFAGFSTQLSPNQPPSVLPPQTSAPIPAQAQTSATTGLQLSPDFFSQLQAMLAFITQMQSLPQVPAIPQLNMDQHACHEAHPSCSPNPFDIARGRCIDEASYAEESTFTDHVEGDDWSDDSDHEEDTSYRLFNASDYQPLARRVVNTLGLQTAPSTSSTPAIKGAKVLKSPALIEHYIPVPDPIAKLVSEEWAQPFQSRHFQNLADRLYALAPDFATKLHIPGIDEPIAHLVSRSLLPREGESQLKDTTERRIDFTLRKNHEATALSTRASASASIFYRAAMMWLDGLLEDTNPDPVALRRSLVQLRKTAAFVPDATLDATHLGARAMMAQIVARGTLWLCHWQADSAARMNLARSPYSGSLLFGEEALKAVLVDPKDAHKPVLAIVQNIDHRPSRHFPSFRTNQSFQGTRPGGRGHNVRFYDSNSSRGSWNRRFQGRDLRLACQRRQKPSLTNPTPTTSRGNVGYPAGNGIPGSRSHHCHHKHRKVPDVTNISRRHASSQGARNVHFYNPYCAMGSRPHSASAMDLTALSTGHCQLQPLQSSLDPCTAPIIPLVDEVPTPLQGHAVQRTTQICCNHRCQPHRLGSPLQLPVRSGGLVHHGADSKHQLAGAKSCTFSSNSFSVSVPFGPCPHLNGQHACKITFEQTGGHQVSSSAGLTLPHLRLCRTSTIPESRTSQTDLECDSRLAQQTTGVSGGMETSLSHFPSSSESVRRMLNRPVCLQSQLPASQVPCPIPGFNSRSNGCSDNTVARRSLVRLSSHTIVSQNLEEGVSREGTAGSDSTILATPTVVLRSSGNVDDGSLDTSNQARPPIPGSSTAPGPYLAQSNSVAFERGHLRSAGLSDAVIDIILASRRPSTTRIYQHTWVAFSKWCQSHHHDPSQATVHQVLQFLHSGFMMGLRPNTLRRHASTLSSILSVSSPGAPISSHPFIKPFLRGVALRSPAVVHRFPSWSLPKVLQALQRPPFEPIRTVPLRMLSFKVLFLIAVTSARRVSELGALSSARHLCVFHKDSVVLKTDPSFRPKVDSVFHCNQDIVLPSFCPNPTHPLEKSWHSLDVWRALKTYLSRTQEIRRTESLFVSFHPRFMGHKVSNPTLSCW; this is encoded by the coding sequence atggcagaacagccaggcatgtcgcaatcagccagtatgatgccagatcagccaggcatgtcacaaacagcccagccacaACACTCCAAGGTGACTaagtctaagcatgttaaagtaatggctaagacaaaacatatttccagccataacaaaccaaagcggccacgctatgcctctgtgccaaccaccaccactaccacagcaactcaggcacacataaacgatatacttcattcccctgctgctttctcTGACGAGGAGGTTTTTGCTGGCTTTTCCACTCAGCTTTcacctaaccagcctccctccgttttaccgccccaaacatctgctccaataccggctcaggcacaaacatctgccacaaccgggctgcagctgtcccctgatttcttctcccaacttcaagccatgctggcatttatcacccaaatgcagtcactaccacaagttccggccatacctcaactcaacatggaccaacatgcgtgtcatgaagctcatccttcctgctcaccaaatcccttcgatatcgccagaggcagatgtattgacgaagcctcgtatgcggaggagtcaaccttcactgaccacgttgaaggagatgactggagcgacgattcagatcatgaggaggatacatcgtatcgcttgtttaatgcctcagactatcagcccctggcacgcagggtagttaatacccttggtctacagactgcgccttcaacttcttccacaccagccatcaaaggggccaaggttctcaaatctcctgcacttattgaacactacatcccggtgccggacccaattgccaaattggtatctgaagaatgggctcaaccaTTTCAATCTCGCCACTtccagaacctggctgacaggctttacgccctagctccggactttgccaccaagttacacatccctggcatagatgaaccaatcgctcacctcgtttcacgatcccttttgcccagggaaggggaatcccaactaaaggacactactgagcgtcgaatagacttcaCCCTCCGCaaaaaccacgaggccactgccctatccacgcgtgcctccgcttcagcctccattttctacagagcagctatgatgtggctggatggtcttctagaggacactaaccctgatcctgtcgccctcagaaggtcactggtacagttgcgtaagacagcagcttttgtgcccgatgccaccttggatgccactcatttgggggcacgagccatgatggctcagatagtcgctcgagGGACCCTCTGGCTTTGCCACTGgcaggctgattcagcggccagaatgaatctggccaggtctccttactccggatcgttactcttcggcgaggaagctctaaaggcagtgctggttgatcccaaagacgcccacaaaccggttctggccattGTCCAGAACATCGACCATAGGCCTTCCAGGcactttccttccttccgtactaaccagtCCTTtcaaggaacgcggccaggaggacgaggccacaATGTCAGATTCTATGACTCCAATTCatccaggggctcctggaaccgacgcttccagggcagagacctacggctggcttgtcaacgtcgacaaaagccatctctaaccaacccaacgcctactacatctaggggcaatgttggataccctgcaggcaatggtattcctggctccagatcgcatcactgccatcacaagcatcgcaaggtccctgatgtaacaaacatcagcagacgtcatgcttctagccagggcgctcggaatgttcatttctacaatccatattgtgccatgggctcgagacCACACTCGGCATCTGCAATGGACCttactgccctttcaacaggacattgccagctccaaccattgcAAAGTTCGCTTGATCCCTGCACTGCgcctatcattccgctggtggacgaggtcccaacacctctccaagggcacgccgttcagagaaccacacagatctgttgtaaccacagatgccagcctcatagactggggagcccactgcaactcccagtacgttcagggggtttggtccaccacggagcagactcaaagcatcaactggctggagctaaaagctgtacatttagctctaattcattttcagtctctgttccctttggaccatgtcctcatttgaACGGACAACAcgcgtgtaaaatcacatttgaacagacaggggggcaccaggtctcgtcctctgcaggacttacccTCCCTCACCTTCGTCTGTGCagaacatctacaatccctgaaagcagaacatctcagacggatttggaatgtgacagcagactggctcagcagacaacaggtgtttccgggggaatggaaacttcactcagccattttccatcgtcttcagagtcggttcggcgaatgctcaatcgacctgtttgcctccagtcgcaattgccagcttcccaggtaccttgcccgatacctggattcaacagcagaagcaatggatgctctgacaataccgtagccagacggtctcttgtacgcctttcctcccataccattgttagccaaaaccttgaggaaggcgtgagccgagagggcacagctggttctgatagcaccattttggccacgccgaccgtggttctcagatcttctggcaatgtcgatgatggatccttggacacttccaatcaggccagacctcctatcccagggtccagtactgcaccaggaccctacttggctcaatctaacagcgtggcgtttgaacggggacatttgaggtcagctggactgtctgacgctgtgattgatattattttagcctcgagaagaccatccactactcgtatttatcaacatacctgggtggctttctccaagtggtgtcagtcccaccaccatgatccatcccaggccactgtgcatcaggtgctgcaatttctccatagcggctttatgatgggacttcgacccaacactctacgtcgacatgcgtccactctgtcgtccattctctcagtgtcctcccctggagctcctatttcctcacatccgttcatcaaaccttttttgaggggagtcgcccttcgctctccggctgttgtccatcggtttccctcatggagtttgccgaaagttctgcaggctttgcaacgccctccgtttgaacccatcaggactgtgcccctacgtatgctgtccttcaaggtcttgtttctgatcgcagtcacatctgccagacgcgtttcggagttgggcgcattgtcttctgctcgacacctctgcgtcttccataaggactctgttgtgctgaagactgatccttcctttcgtcccaaggtcgattcagtttttcattgcaaccaggacattgttttgccttccttttgcccgaatcctacccatcctctcgagaagtcttggcattcgttagatgtctggagggctctcaagacctacctgtctaggacccaagagattcgacgaacggagtctctttttgtatcctttcatccaaggtttatggggcataaagtatccaatcctaccttatcctgTTGGtag